Genomic segment of Pseudorca crassidens isolate mPseCra1 chromosome 10, mPseCra1.hap1, whole genome shotgun sequence:
TGCCTTGTGAATACCCACCGTGTGCCATGCATTGGGCAGGGAGCTCAGAGGGAACCGGGTTATTTATGGGGTACTCCAGGCCCCCTGAAGCCTCTGGTCTCTATTAGGGGTGGCTTAGGAATAAGATGCTGCAGGCTCGCTGAGTGGCTCTATCACAAGAGGAAAGGACAGCAGCAAAAACAGACTGAAATCTCACTGTGGAGCCTGTCAGCCTCATGCACCTCAGGTCCCCTCAGGACTTGACCTCTGATGCTGTCCGagtccacccccacccctgggccCTGCCAGTCACTgatctcccacccccacccactgcCAAGCCTACTCCCCCAGGAATCTCTCCCCAGCACCCTCCACTCTCAACTGCTCTGCATCATGCCGCCCCCTGACCACCCTCTTTAGGAGACCTGCTTTCCTTCAGTCCCCTGGCTCTGCTCTCCTCAGCCCTCCATCCCGGTTTTCTAAGCGGGCTGCCCCTGCTCACTCTGGCTGCTTGTGGACCTTTTTCTTTCACAGCCCCTCAATCACAGGGATGCAGGGTGTGGCCTTCTCACACCCCAGATCCCTAGGCCCAGCTGGCCCCTCCACCCCATAGCATCAGCTTCTGCCTCTATTCAATCTCCAAAACCCACCCCCTGGGCCTGACCCCTGCCCCACTCTGATGCCCAGCTTTCACCCGACATCTGGCATTAACAGCCCACCCACCAGTCACCTAGGCACGTGGCTTCCTACCCAAGCAGGCTCTCAGCACTGCTGTCCTCTCAGATGCCCCTCACCCTTTCACCTGTCCCAGCACTCCCAGCCAGGCTGCATCTTCGGGACCCTGGGCTAGAGCATGGCATTCAAGGCCATCCCCTGCAGGTACCTGTTGCTGCACCTCGCCAACACCAGACCTAGGTTCCTGATCCATCACAGGTGGGCCTGGACTCTCCCAGGGTCACCTGGAGATTCTCTTCACCAGTATCAAGATTTATGTGGTACAAACCATGTACCCAGTAATGTATTGTAATCCTCATGTGGATTCTCCCATCAGATCCTCACAAACCCCATAAGGCAGGCTACCACCAGCCCTTCACAGACAGGAAACAGAGCCCGTACTCCTAACTACTGCTCTGCCTCATCACCTCCCTTCCCGTCTCTCCCTGTGCAAGTCCTCCCTCATGACCCCACACTCAGAGGTGGCCTTCCCGCCCAGCACTCCTCTGCACCTCCCACCTTCTGCCCAGTCAGCTATGCAGATGTACCCAGTCTCCAACTcaggcctggcccagagcaggaggAGAAAAGCCTCTGAGtgtgaaggagaggagggagaggcgtGGTCTCCAAGTAGAGGGCAGACCCTGCTGGGGCTCTGTTCAGGAAGCCTCTGTCTGAAACAGCATCAGTGACAAGCCCCAGGACTCCCTGTTGAGGAAAGAACCATTCTCATGGCTGGCCCCTGCCACCTAGTGGTGGTGTACAGTACTGCAAGCCTGGACCAACTGGGCCCACCTTGCTGGGAGACCAGACCTCCTGACTGAGACTCAGCATCACTGTCATTGTCACTAACACTGTGCCTGGTTCCTGTTTTGTGTGAGGCACTCTGTAAGTTCTTGTCATGGACCAACTCATCACCCTCCCAACATCACCTAAGAAACAGGCCTTATCATTGTGCCAGGGGCCCAGAGAAGTCAAGTAACCTGCTCAAAGTCACACTGCTAAAAATGCTGAAGCTGGGTGCAGAGCCACCCTCCACCATGTGCTTTTCAAGACCAGGATCCACTCCCCCTTCTTGGAAGATCTGTTCCTTCAGTTACCCCAAGAAAGTCCTGGCCTCAAACATCTGAGAATTGGAAGGGCTTGTGGGGGGTGTTAAGGGGAGAGCTCTGAATCCCACGCCCCACACTTTTCTCCAGATATGTCCTTCCCATTTTCAGGTGTGAATTTTGGAAGTGAGCCCATGGACTTGAAACTTAATCCCAAGTCAACAACCACAGTTCTTTACACAATGCCAGCTCTGACTCTCCCTGGTCTCAGCCCTGAGCCCCCAGGCCTGCCCACCCATTCTGCCCCCTGCACAACTCCCAGTTGATGGTGACTCCCTCACCAGCTCCCTTCCCTGGGCCCCATCCCCACAACTGGGGTGACTTAGGACTCTGCCCAGTCATACCTGCTCTGAGGCCAGTTCCATATCCCAGTACCTTCAGCTCTCTCATCGTAAGCTCACCCAAGtctgcccccactcccacctccttccTGCAGCCCAATACCAGCCCACGTAGACAGCCCGCCGCCCTGCCTTCCAAGggctataattaaatatatatataaataagggGGCACAGCACCAGGGCTGGCTTCCAAGCCTGGCCCCCTACCAAGTCGACCCTCCATATGGCTCATGGCTCCACATCTGTGGAGGACACTGTGGAACTAGAGGTGGCCAAGGTCCCACCAACACTGACCTCTTTTGACAGATCTGTCTCCTTCACCATCTCCAGGGCTGTCACCTCGGCCCTGGAGGACAGAGCCTCCATTACAGGGGGAGGTGAGTGGCACGGGCAGCCCCTGAGAAGTGCCCCTCAAGAGGAGCCCTGGCCAGAGCCCCACTGAGAGCCCCCATCTGGACCGCAGTGTGCATGAGGTTCTGCCACCTCGTAAGTGGGCACCAAAGGGCTGGTGGATGCCAGTTAGCACCACGCTCTATCTCCAGGCCAAGGTTCCAGGACAGCCACGCCATAGACTACCCACCCCTGAAGATCCCAACAGACCCAGGACTCCCCCCTAACCCCAAGCCAGCCACAGCTGTCCTCAGGCCCATTTAAGCCCCACAGCCAAGAGCCGGGCACCCGGCGTGGCACAGTCCCACTGCAGCCGCTCGGGGACACTCACACTGATAGTGCTGCAAGAGCCGGTGAGTCCGCACGTCCCACACCTTCACCGTGTTGTCCATGCCGGCGGCGGCGATGCACGTGCCGCTGGGGTGGAAGTCCACGTAGGTGACAAAGCTGGAAAGGGGGCCACCGCATGCTGTAGGAGGTCTGCCCCGGCTCAGAACAGACCCCCAAACATCCAGCACATCCCCATCCCCACACACCTGCTCACACTCTTCCCTCAGCCCAGAATACCTCCCTATTACCCTGTATCTTTACCAGGCGGCCAAGGGAGAACAAGAAGGAGAGGGTGAGAACAGAGGCTAGCAGTGACCTGAGGGGCACTTACCAGGGAGCAAGTCTCAGCACCAACTTCTAAATGCGAGCAGAGAAAGTGGACTTCAGACCAAAGGTCAGCCAGCTGCTCGGGTGCTTTCAGTTAGAGCTGATGCCCCTACCAGAGCAGGAGGCAGGGCAGGCCCTGCCACCTGAGGCCCAGACATCAAGGGCCAGCAGGGTCCCAGAACCACTGGCTCACCTATTTCTAGAAGACAAGCCAAGGGCCCTCGATATACTCATATGTGACACCCAGGCTGGTATCGTGGCCAGTCCTCAGGAGGGACCCTTACCTGGGGCTCCCAGCCTAACAAGGGGCAGACGCTGAGGTTCATCTAGGAACCCAGATTGGGTGGGTCCCTGCTCAAATGCAGGCTCATCCCTCTCAGTGATGCGGCATGATATGAACAGTCACCATCCACTACAAGAACCTGATTAGCCTTTCATTTATAAAGTCATCACCAAGGAGAACATCCTTTTGGGGGTCTGGGTTCAACTTCTTTAGACAGACGTGTCACAATTTTGAGAACTAGAAAGTGAAGGGAAAAGAGAGGCCTCAAGAGTTTCATGcctttatctttatctttattcctgtccttcccctaggttcttcataaacatttttttttttttagattccatatatatgtgttagcatacggtatttgtttttctctaaaacacagacgtagagaatggactggaggagacggggagggggaagggtaagttgggacaaagtgagagagtggcatggacatatatacactaccaaatgtaaaacagctagctagtgggaagcagctgcatagcacagggagatcagctcggtgctttgtgaccacctagaggggtgggatagggagggagggagggagacgcaagagggaggagatatggggatatacgtatagctgactcactttgttataaagcagaaactaagacaccattgtaaagcaattatactccaataaagatgttcaaaaagaGTTTCGTGCCTTGAGGTTAAGCACTCTTACTGTTTGTGGGGATGGGGATGAGGCAGAAACTTCCACCCACAAGCGAAAAGATACAGAGCCAGGGAGCAGCAGAGACATAGCGGTGGGCCCCAAGTGCCGCCACTGGAGGCCACTAGGGCCTCTTCGAGCCCAGGTCTATGCTTTTCTCGAGCGCCTACAGGTGGAGGACAGGGTCTGGGGACTCACCTGCCGTGCTCACAGTATGAGTGGACACACTCCCGGCTAGTCTTGTCCCACACCTTGACAGTCTTGTCATCACTGGCAGACACGATGAGCCGCCCATCCGGGGAGAACCTGAACCAGGCGGGGCACAAGTCACATCACCAGTCAACAGACATCACGGGCACCACACACCATCTTCCACAGTCACCCTTCCTGAGCTGCCCACCACCTGACCTCAGGAACCCACCTGGGCCACATGCCCTGCTCTGACCCTGAGTGATCCTGGGCAAATGCCTTTCTCTCTGCAAGATGGGTCAGAAGGGTGCCTACCTCCTGGTAAGCAGGTAGGCAGTAGCGTCGCACACGAGGCCCCCAGCACTGCACATGGCAACATGCGTGCTGACTGCTGGTACTTGGCATCATTATCCTGTTCCCAAGTGCCCTGAATCCACATCTAACTCTGAGAATGGGTCAGCAAAACCAACCTGCTAACAAAAAAGGAGTGGAGGTTCTGGGGACCCACCACCAAAGGCCTGGTGTGAGTTTAACACTTGTTTGCTGGCGGGGCCCCTCCTATTCTCAGGAGCCCAATGGTGAGGGCCTCTCAGAGTAATCAGGGAGCTCCCAGGACAGAGGAACGAGGGCCCTGGAGAACAAGTAACTTCATGGGGTCCCCAGAAGAACACAGCTCAACAGTCCCCAACCTCTGACTCCCATGGTTTCCTAGTGTCCCCCAGACACTGCATCCTCTTCCTCCAGGGCACAGAGATTCGACACGTGAGATCTCTGTTGAAAGGAACAGAATAAGCTAGAAGCAGGCACAGCTGTGTCCGCAATTCTTAGACCTTGAAAGGTGCTTTGAATCAGCTGGCCCCCATCCCCACGGCACTGGCCCCCACACCAAAGGGAGAACCGGCTTCCAGACCAACCCCTCTCAGAAGCCTGGGCCCCCATCTGGCAGCTCTGAAGCAAAATCAACCTCTGAGGAGCAGAACGTCCTCAGAGGAAAGTAGGCAAGGCTTAGTGCCAGACACTCGGCTtccaaccccagctctgccacttactcccAATGTGCCCCACGGCAAGATACTACActattctgagcctcagtttcttcatctgcaaaatggcaaCAATGCCACCTACTTGCGGGACTGCCATGAGGAGTTAGAAGAAAACGTCTAGTGGTGGTACTGACGTTaccttgttgttgttgctattgctAATAAGTGGCCCCTGATGACTCACCTTGGGCTGCATCAGCACAGACGTCGGGGTCAGTCGTGGCTGACAACGGACTAACTTACTTGTCGTGCATTAGCTCAGTGAAGCTTGGACAACTTACAATGTGAGAACTATTACTGTTCTTTTTCACACATACGGAAGTTGAGGTTCAGGAAGATAAAGAGTGGctaataacttgtccaaggtcatggtGCTAGCACCTGCCAACTCCTCTGTGCCCTCCAACCCCCGGGGTCCCTCCAGTGGTCTCCAGGTAGGACACTACTCACTTGGCACAGCGGACCCAGTTGATGTGCTGGCTCAGGGAAAACAGGAATTTCTGGCGATGAGTTGACCACACCTTGACTGTCTTGTCGTCGGAGGCTGTCACGAAGGACTGGCCATCGCTGCAGAAATGGATGCTCCTCACTGTGGCCGTGTGTGCACGAAACATGGTTGACTCGCCTTTGCTGCAGGGATGGGTATCCAGAGTCAGGAAACCCATAAACCCATAAGAGCAACAGAAGGGCACATCgaagccctccccacccctcagaACCCTCCCAAAGTAAATCCAGGCTTGAGTGCCTCAGTCCCCAAAAAGCGAAGCCAGAGCCTCACCCACGTGCAGGCAGCGTCAGGTGGGATCCCTTCCAGGATGGCTGAGGTCAGCCCAGGATCTCCCTATTGGCCCTGAGGGGAGGGCCCCGACTGAAGCCCCAGCTTCTGATGTTACCTCCTCGGAAGTGGGGCAGATGTCCCACTGTGACCAGTCCAGCACTAGGGCCTAGACTCAGACAAGCCCCTCCAAGTCTTTAACTCACACGTTGGGTACCCAGATGCGGACAGTCTTGTCACGGGAGCCTGAGGCAAGCAGGTGTCCCGAAGGGGAGAAGTTCACACAGGTGACGGTGTCCTTGTGGCCGGCGAAGCGGTAGGCACGTGACTGGGGCTTCATGTGCCACACCATGAGGCATGAGTCCATGGAGCCACTGGCTGAGGAGAGAGCAGATGCCATGACGCTCGGCTCAAGCAGGCCTGGAGCCTCCACCAGGATGCTGGagacgggcgggggtggggtgcgggCAGCAGGGacagcccagctctgccttctCCATGGGGACAGGCCACACCTCCAGTGACTGCTGAGCAGGAGTTCGGAGAGCCTAGGGCCTGTCACCACTCCAGGCAGCGGACCCACACAGCAACCAGACCTGGGCTGTAACCAAGGGTCCCCGGTCTCCCCACAGACACACTCTGCAGCTCGAGAGAGCAAGTCCTCGCAAAACTGGGGAGCCAGCTCAATCCAGTGGCCATTTTACCATTAAGAGGACCCATCAGAAGCCTAGCGGAGGTCCCCAGAACAGACCAAAAATGACTTGTTTCCTCTTAATCTCCAGCGTGTATCACGAGACCAGCAGCTTCTGGCAGGGGACCTTGACCATTGGATGAAGGGGGAGCCTCGTCCATAGAAACAAGAAAGCTGCAGCCGTGACAGCTGTGTATGAACCCCCAGGTGGCCAAGGAGGGAGCACTCGGCTGCAGCATAagggcagtggggggaggggagcaccCGGCTCTGCCCCCCATCCTTCTCAGTGGTGGGCGTCTTCAACAAGGAGGTGTGCCCATGGTACTGTGGACAACAGAATCAATAAAGACCCAAGGAAAAAGCCACTGTTTAGGGCTCATTCTGCAGGCCAGGCCTGAGAGGTGGATGGGGTGTGCACGGAAAAGCCCAGAGCCGGGTCCTAACCTcaaaggctgtgtgaccttagcaaGGCCCCCAACCTTTCCGAGCCTCACACTCCACATGCAGAATGGAGCTCATAAAGCCTAGCGCCCAGAGAGCAGGCCGGCTGAAGCAGGAGGTAGGTCTAGACAAAGCACCTGGGTCCTCACTGTGCCCTGCTCCCCCCATGCCACACCTCCCAGGTAGAAACGTGACCTTCTCAGCTCATAACCTAGTGCCTAGAATAAGATGCCTCTTCTTACCCAGCTGCTTCGTGTTGAGGCTGAAGTCCACACAGGTAACTGCATCCCGGTGGCCCTTAAAATGCCTCTCCAGCGAGGGGTCCTCCTGAGGGAGAGCCAGGGTCAAATATGTGAAGCCAAGATGAGGAAGGGGCTTCCCCAGGGCCAAGACTCTTCCTATAACAGCCAGCagcatttaaaaatgctcaaggcatgggcttccctggtggcgcagtggttgagagtccgcctgccgatgcaggggacacgggtttgtgccccggtccgggaagatcccacatgctgcagagcggctgggcccatgagccatggccgctgagcctgcgcgtccggagcctgtgctctgcaacgggagaggccacaacagtgagaggcccgcgtacagcaaaaaaaaaaaaaaaaaaaaaaaaatgctcaaggcatgatcttgtatatagaaaatcctaaggaatcactaaaaaatctattagaactaataaacaagttcagcaagcttacaggatacaaaatcaatatacaaaaatcaagtacaccaacaatgaacaatgtgaaaaataaaagtatgataacaattccatttatgatacataaaaaagaccaaaatacttaggaataacttaacaaaagaagtgcaagacATATGAGAACTAAAAAACATCATTGAAAGAAGTATAGAAagacctagataaatggaaagacatcccatgttcatagtttggaaaacttaatattgttaagatgaaatactcctcaaattgatctacagagtGAACAGAATCCCTTTCAAAATCTCAGATGCCTTTTTTTTGCAGAAGTTGACAAGctcatcctaaaattcacataaaatgtaaaacagccagaatagaaaacaatgtttaaaaataaaaacaaaaaccagtcaCTGTAGAAAGCAATTTGGTAGTTCTGCAAAAAGTTAAGCACAGAGTTatcaaatgatccagcaattgtagGTAAATACCCATAAGAGTTGAAAGCattttcacacaaaaacttgtacacaaatgttcatagcaagattattcataatggcccaaAAGTGGACAAACCTtaatgttcatcaacagacaaatggataaacaaaatgtggtatatccatacaacagaatattattccgtcataaaaaggaatgaactactgacacatgctacaacacacataaaccttgaaaacattatgctaagtgaaaaaagccagacaccaAAGGCCACATTTTgtctgattctatttatatgaaatgtccagaataggcaaatctataaagatagaaaatagattagtggttgacaGGGACTGGGTGGGGGCGGCGGAGGGGGGGCAGTCACGAAGAAGGGGAGCAACTTCTTAATGGGTATGGGTTTCTCTTtggggtgacaaaaatgttcCGGAAATAGACAGTGATGGTTACACAATATTGTGAgtgtactaaaaaccactgaattttacacttcaaaagggtgaattttatggtatgtgaataatatttcaataaagttatttttcgAAAGACCCAAGAGAAAATGGGGACTTTCAGCACCCCCATCTCAGGAATCAGATCCTATACCTTCAGTCCCACTGCGGACCAGCCAGTGAACCCAAAGGTCAGCCCTGAATAAGCCCCCAGTGGCTTTACGACCATCTCCACTCCACCCAACATCAGAGAAGCAGTAGCTTAGGAAGACATGGAGATAATATTCCAGAGATTCTCTCCATCCAACAGCAATTCATGTTGAAGAGTTATAGGCCAGCCATGCAGACATCTCCCCCTACCCCAAACATCTTAAACCTCAAAGAAGCATTTTGGGGGCACCAGGGAGCCCAGCAAAGCCTCCTCTTGAGGAAAAACAGCCTTGGGGCAGAACAAGGACTGCAGGGAGCTGTAACCAGAACAAAGGCTCCCGTGGCCCCTTGCCCAGCTCCACCCCCCAACACACCAGCCTGAGTCCTCCTTTCAACAAGAGAAGGAATGGCAGCTGGAGGAGGGCAGAGAACTGAGCAGAAACTGCTCCACCTGAACTTGTTGGAAGAATAAGGGTAAAATAGTGCACCCTCTAGAGGCAAGTTCAGATCCGCCCCTAACCAGGGGACGCCTGAAATCTCCCAACACCCTCTCTTCCAATCCCACAGGCTTGCTGGTTCCTCATCTCCCCCAAAGGTGGTTTATATATTGGGGTGGGGGGTCAAACACCACTAGAGATCAAAAGTCCTAGTTCCTAGTCTGAGCCCTCTGCTCACATGCCCAGACACCCAAGGAAGCCAACAGGCCACCACCCAGCGTCCTTGACTTTCAACCCAGCCAGAGGACCAGGCAGGTTCAGGTTTAAAACAACCTCTCAAAAAGAGAGGCTTTGGAGTGCTCCCCTCTGGCCTCACGAAGAACCTGGGACTCAGAGAGGGCAGTCTGGCCCAGGTCACACTGCAGGCCTGGGCCGTCCCGGGCATCCCGGGGGCCTGCTGTTCCCACACGTCGGAACAGGGTGCACCCTCAACAAACCCCCATTCAGCCATCCACTGCTCAGGATAAGGAGACAGAAGCCAGAGAGGCCCGGCGCTGGCCCCAGGTCACACCTCCAGTCGGGCCATACAAGTGTCTCCCCCGCTAGGGGTAGATGCAAATCCTGGGGGCAGAGGCTGGTTTCTTAGCCCCGTTAGCCCGAACAGAGCCTGGCTCGCAGGAGGCGTTCACCAGGTGCCCGTACTCAAGTGCCCCCTGCACAGACGGTAAACTGGGGCCAGAGAAGACCGGCTTGGAACCCTCCGTCCGGCTAGGCGGGGAGACTAAAGTCCGGGCGGCCGCAGCTGGCAGGAACTTACCAGGCAGGGTGCGGCCATGGCGGGTCCAGGGGCGCCCAAGGCGCCAGAGAAGCCCGAAGAAGCAGCGGCTGCAGTTTCGTCCCGTTCAGTTTCCGCGCCCCCAACCGCCGCCAATAGCAACGCGGGTCGCTTCGCCTCGCCCCGCCCACCGCGGTTAAAGGA
This window contains:
- the POC1A gene encoding POC1 centriolar protein homolog A isoform X2, translated to MEPAIQLSFQSGGKKPRRRVSFNRGGRGEAKRPALLLAAVGGAETERDETAAAASSGFSGALGAPGPAMAAPCLDPSLERHFKGHRDAVTCVDFSLNTKQLASGSMDSCLMVWHMKPQSRAYRFAGHKDTVTCVNFSPSGHLLASGSRDKTVRIWVPNVKGESTMFRAHTATVRSIHFCSDGQSFVTASDDKTVKVWSTHRQKFLFSLSQHINWVRCAKFSPDGRLIVSASDDKTVKVWDKTSRECVHSYCEHGSFVTYVDFHPSGTCIAAAGMDNTVKVWDVRTHRLLQHYQLHSAAVNALSFHPSGNYLVTASSDSTLKILDLMEGRLLYTLHGHQGPATTVAFSRTGEYFASGGSDEQVMVWKSNFDVVNYGEVPRVQRPPATLASSSRTLSEVDSPVPPDRGRSQESMQSQPQEPVSIPQTLTSMLEHIVGQLDVLTQTVSILEQRLTLTEDKLKQCLENQQLIMQRTPP
- the POC1A gene encoding POC1 centriolar protein homolog A isoform X1; translation: MEPAIQLSFQSGGKKPRRRVSFNRGGRGEAKRPALLLAAVGGAETERDETAAAASSGFSGALGAPGPAMAAPCLEDPSLERHFKGHRDAVTCVDFSLNTKQLASGSMDSCLMVWHMKPQSRAYRFAGHKDTVTCVNFSPSGHLLASGSRDKTVRIWVPNVKGESTMFRAHTATVRSIHFCSDGQSFVTASDDKTVKVWSTHRQKFLFSLSQHINWVRCAKFSPDGRLIVSASDDKTVKVWDKTSRECVHSYCEHGSFVTYVDFHPSGTCIAAAGMDNTVKVWDVRTHRLLQHYQLHSAAVNALSFHPSGNYLVTASSDSTLKILDLMEGRLLYTLHGHQGPATTVAFSRTGEYFASGGSDEQVMVWKSNFDVVNYGEVPRVQRPPATLASSSRTLSEVDSPVPPDRGRSQESMQSQPQEPVSIPQTLTSMLEHIVGQLDVLTQTVSILEQRLTLTEDKLKQCLENQQLIMQRTPP
- the POC1A gene encoding POC1 centriolar protein homolog A isoform X3 gives rise to the protein MDSCLMVWHMKPQSRAYRFAGHKDTVTCVNFSPSGHLLASGSRDKTVRIWVPNVKGESTMFRAHTATVRSIHFCSDGQSFVTASDDKTVKVWSTHRQKFLFSLSQHINWVRCAKFSPDGRLIVSASDDKTVKVWDKTSRECVHSYCEHGSFVTYVDFHPSGTCIAAAGMDNTVKVWDVRTHRLLQHYQLHSAAVNALSFHPSGNYLVTASSDSTLKILDLMEGRLLYTLHGHQGPATTVAFSRTGEYFASGGSDEQVMVWKSNFDVVNYGEVPRVQRPPATLASSSRTLSEVDSPVPPDRGRSQESMQSQPQEPVSIPQTLTSMLEHIVGQLDVLTQTVSILEQRLTLTEDKLKQCLENQQLIMQRTPP